The following proteins are encoded in a genomic region of Mycolicibacterium confluentis:
- a CDS encoding sensor domain-containing protein, which translates to MTSTQTPSGHDLWRAPSAPAADGPTRVIPRRPPVPPQWQWGPPMPPAPPGAPWPMPPAPNNGGNGKKWAIIAAATVAVAALATAGVVVATTGGSDQTGPSSVTTTTVTPTTAVETTAPTSEPEAAVIDPASVLLSRSDAEDLLSDSLKAMGTSDTLLDNSDRIDRAECMASWGPAERKAYAGSGYDEVAVSGFKSAGDGGLLLIQAAVSFDSPSDAQDYASTARDSWRGCADSVVMMSRADKPPVPVRFGSVGTGGDGFLTQSQGPDSPDAMVGCEHALGVSGALVIDTMVCGPAYTGQGLEAAEAIAKNVEQSA; encoded by the coding sequence ATGACGAGCACTCAGACCCCCTCGGGACACGACCTCTGGCGCGCTCCGAGCGCCCCCGCCGCCGACGGCCCCACCCGCGTCATTCCCCGACGCCCGCCTGTGCCGCCTCAGTGGCAGTGGGGCCCGCCGATGCCGCCGGCACCTCCCGGGGCGCCCTGGCCGATGCCGCCCGCGCCGAACAACGGCGGGAACGGCAAGAAGTGGGCCATCATCGCCGCCGCGACGGTCGCGGTGGCCGCTCTCGCCACGGCGGGCGTCGTGGTCGCCACCACCGGCGGCTCTGACCAGACCGGTCCCTCGTCGGTCACCACCACGACGGTGACGCCGACCACGGCGGTCGAGACCACCGCGCCCACAAGCGAACCCGAGGCGGCGGTCATCGACCCCGCTTCGGTGCTGCTGTCGCGCTCCGATGCCGAAGATCTCCTGAGCGATTCGCTCAAGGCGATGGGCACCAGCGACACCCTGCTGGACAACAGTGATCGCATCGATCGGGCCGAGTGCATGGCCTCGTGGGGGCCGGCTGAACGCAAGGCTTACGCGGGAAGCGGCTACGACGAGGTCGCGGTCAGCGGGTTCAAGTCCGCCGGTGACGGCGGCCTGCTGCTGATCCAGGCCGCCGTCAGTTTCGACTCGCCCAGTGACGCCCAGGATTACGCGAGCACCGCGCGGGATTCCTGGCGAGGCTGTGCCGACAGCGTCGTGATGATGTCCAGGGCGGACAAGCCGCCGGTGCCGGTGCGCTTCGGTTCGGTCGGAACGGGTGGCGACGGCTTCCTCACCCAGAGCCAGGGGCCCGACTCGCCCGACGCGATGGTCGGTTGCGAGCATGCGTTGGGCGTCAGCGGCGCGCTCGTCATCGACACGATGGTCTGCGGCCCCGCCTACACCGGGCAGGGGCTCGAGGCCGCTGAGGCCATCGCCAAGAACGTCGAGCAGTCGGCCTGA